AGTGGTAATACAGCCAAGGAAATGCAAGTGAGCGCGAAGCCCAAGAGAGTACTTATCGCCGAGGACAACCCCATGTCCAGGAAGTGCCTGACGGCACACATGGAGCTTCTCGGCTACGAGGTGGCCGCCGTTTCTAACGGAAGGGCCGCTGTGGAGAAGGTTCGGGAGTTCCGGCCCGACCTGGCCATATTCGACGTAATGATGCCCGAGATGGACGGCATAGACGCCGCAAAGGCCGTCTCGGCCATCTCCCCGCTGCCCGTAATCCTCGTTAGCGGCCACTCTTCCGAGGACCTGGCCGCAAGGGCCATCGATGCCGGGGTTTTTGCCTACCTTATGAAGCCCGTCTCCAGGAAGCACCTCCTGCCCGCCGTGGAGCTCGCGTTTTCGAGATATCACCAGTTCGAAGACCTGAGGGAAGAGGTCGGCGACCTCAAGGAGGCCATCGAGACGCGTAAGCTCGTGGAGAGGGCCAAGGGCATTCTGATGAAGAGGTGCAAGATAGACGAAGAGGATGCCTTCAAACTCCTGCAGGTACAGTCGCAGAAAGAGAACAAGAAGATGAAATATGTGGCCGAGATGGTCATCTCGGCCAGCAAGCTCATCTGAATTCGGAGAGACGTAACGCGGGGACGGCCGCAGGCGCGGGCGCCTCTTTTTGTATATTACATACCGGGCCACAACGCTAGGGGAGTCTTCTAAAGGCTGAGAGTTCCTTCGAGGAAGGAAGACCCTGAGAACCTGAATCCGGGTAATGCCGGCGTAGGGAAGCGGTTCGACAGTGAGGGTAAGGTCGGCAAGACCGGCCTTACCGCATTTTTCGAGGCCGCCTCTTATATGGGGCGGCCTCTTTGATTTCGGGTTCAGGAAACCAAAACAATGACCACAGTAGCCGAAAAGATAATCGATACGGAAGAGATTGAGTCCATCCTCTCCGGCGTCGGAGGGGGAGGGGGAGGGGGAGGGGAAAAACTCTCCCGCATCCTTGAGCGCGCTGGGGAGTGCCGGGGCCTCTCCCTTGAAGAGGCCGCCGTGCTCCTCTCGGTCGAAGAGCCGGAGACTCTTGAGCGGATATACCAAAAAGCGGGTGAGGTGAAACTAAAAATATTCGGGAGGAGGGTCGTACTCTTCGCCCCGCTCTACCTGTCGAATCATTGCTCTAATGGTTGCCTCTACTGCGGTTTCAGGAGCGCCAACCGTGAGCTTCCCCGTAAAGCGCTTAGCGAAGACGAGGTGGTCGCCGAGGCCCGAACGCTCGAAGGGCTCGGCTTCAAGCGAATACTTATGGTCCTCGGCGAGGACGCGGCAACGGGGCTCGACTATATCCTCCGCTCGGTAAGGGCCGTATATTGTGAAACCGGCAT
This genomic window from Thermodesulfobacteriota bacterium contains:
- a CDS encoding response regulator, with the translated sequence MSAKPKRVLIAEDNPMSRKCLTAHMELLGYEVAAVSNGRAAVEKVREFRPDLAIFDVMMPEMDGIDAAKAVSAISPLPVILVSGHSSEDLAARAIDAGVFAYLMKPVSRKHLLPAVELAFSRYHQFEDLREEVGDLKEAIETRKLVERAKGILMKRCKIDEEDAFKLLQVQSQKENKKMKYVAEMVISASKLI